One genomic segment of Alicycliphilus denitrificans K601 includes these proteins:
- a CDS encoding amidase: MSAPHDLSASELLAAYRARSLSPVEATQSVLDHIARWEPHLHATYLLRPEEALAQARASEARWLRGAPCGPLDGVPATVKDNIATRGDPTPLGTAATPLMPAPADAPPAARLREAGAVIVCKTTMPDYGMLSSGLSSFHALARNPWDLSRGPGGSSAGAGAAAAAGYGPLHVGTDIGGSIRLPAGWCGVFGLKPSLGRIPIDPPYTGRAAGPMTRTVQDAALMMQVLSAPDARDSMSLPAQPIAWDDFGQGPGRLRGLRIGLLLDAGCGLPVDPQVRAAVEAAARLFEQAGAAIEPMPPFLTRHMLDGMDHFWRMRSFMDLRTLTPGQQGKVLPFIRDWAMSAAGLDGPQVFEASQQFHATRVATVHACAPFDYVLSPVAPMPAFAAELPAPTDDPLRPLEHIAFTVPFNMSEQPAASVNCGYTGGGLPIGLQIAGRRFDDLGVLQMAHAFEQLRGPQRPWPEPPDRH; encoded by the coding sequence ATGAGCGCGCCGCACGACCTGTCCGCCAGCGAACTGCTGGCCGCCTACCGCGCGCGCAGCCTCTCGCCCGTGGAAGCCACGCAGTCGGTGCTGGACCATATCGCGCGCTGGGAGCCGCACCTGCACGCCACGTACCTGCTGCGCCCCGAAGAAGCCCTGGCCCAGGCCCGCGCCAGCGAGGCGCGGTGGCTGCGCGGCGCGCCCTGCGGCCCGCTGGACGGCGTGCCCGCCACCGTCAAGGACAACATCGCCACCCGGGGCGACCCCACGCCGCTGGGCACGGCCGCCACGCCCCTGATGCCCGCCCCGGCCGACGCGCCGCCCGCCGCGCGGCTACGCGAGGCCGGCGCCGTCATCGTCTGCAAGACCACCATGCCCGACTACGGCATGCTGTCCTCGGGCCTGTCGTCGTTCCACGCGCTCGCGCGCAACCCGTGGGACCTCTCCAGGGGCCCCGGCGGGTCGAGCGCCGGCGCGGGCGCCGCGGCGGCGGCCGGCTACGGCCCGCTGCACGTGGGCACCGACATCGGCGGCTCCATCCGCCTGCCCGCCGGCTGGTGCGGCGTCTTCGGCCTCAAGCCCAGCCTGGGGCGCATTCCCATCGACCCGCCCTACACCGGCCGCGCCGCCGGCCCCATGACGCGCACCGTGCAGGACGCGGCCCTGATGATGCAGGTGCTGAGCGCACCCGACGCGCGCGACAGCATGAGCCTGCCGGCCCAGCCCATCGCGTGGGACGATTTCGGCCAGGGCCCGGGACGCCTGCGCGGCCTGCGCATCGGCCTGCTGCTGGACGCCGGCTGCGGCCTGCCCGTGGACCCGCAGGTGCGCGCCGCCGTCGAGGCCGCCGCGCGCCTGTTCGAGCAGGCGGGCGCCGCCATCGAGCCCATGCCCCCCTTCCTCACGCGCCACATGCTCGACGGCATGGACCACTTCTGGCGCATGCGCTCGTTCATGGACCTGCGCACGCTCACGCCCGGCCAGCAAGGCAAGGTGCTGCCCTTCATCCGCGACTGGGCCATGAGCGCCGCGGGCCTGGACGGCCCGCAGGTGTTCGAGGCCAGCCAGCAGTTCCACGCAACACGCGTGGCCACGGTGCACGCCTGCGCGCCGTTCGACTACGTGCTCTCGCCCGTGGCGCCCATGCCTGCGTTCGCGGCCGAGCTGCCCGCGCCCACCGACGATCCGCTGCGCCCGCTGGAACACATCGCCTTCACCGTGCCGTTCAACATGTCGGAGCAGCCCGCCGCCTCGGTCAACTGCGGCTACACCGGCGGCGGCCTGCCCATCGGCCTGCAGATCGCGGGCCGGCGCTTCGACGACCTGGGCGTGCTGCAGATGGCCCATGCGTTCGAGCAGCTGCGCGGCCCGCAGCGGCCCTGGCCCGAGCCGCCCGATCGCCATTGA
- a CDS encoding ABC transporter substrate-binding protein, which yields MLTRRTALASGALATAALATPLHALAQGKKDSVTLALVLEPPGLDPTAGAASSIAEVTLYNIYETLTKINPDGSVSPLLAESWEVSPDLRTYTFRLRKGVTFQNGEPFDAAAVKFSFDRAGGDKSTNKDKRTFANLSTQVVDAHTVVLINKDIDPDLLFLLGQATAIIVEPKSAATNASKPVGTGPYQLAAWSRGASIALTAWPGWRQAAQLKVRRATFRFIPDPAAQVAALLAGDVDAFARVTPRSMAQFKGDPRFQVIVSGSRAKTILAINNAKKPLDDVRVRRAIAAAIDRKAVIQGAADGLGVPIGSHYVPGAFGYVDTTGINPYDPEKARKLLAEAGVKTPLTLTMTLPPAPYARQGGEVIAAQLAKIGITAKLQNVEWAQWLSGTYGAKNYDLTLISHVEPFDLSNFAKPDYYWGYHSAQFDQLYDKIKNAARPADRARLLGDAQRLLAEDAVHAFLYQPQWVTVANKNLRGLWKDMPVFVNDLSVLSWS from the coding sequence ATGCTCACCCGCCGCACCGCCCTCGCCTCCGGCGCCCTGGCCACCGCAGCGCTGGCCACGCCGCTGCACGCGCTTGCGCAGGGCAAGAAGGACTCCGTCACGCTGGCGCTGGTGCTGGAGCCGCCGGGGCTGGACCCGACGGCCGGCGCGGCCTCCTCGATCGCCGAGGTCACGCTCTACAACATCTACGAGACGCTCACCAAGATCAACCCCGACGGCAGCGTCTCGCCCCTGCTGGCCGAGAGCTGGGAGGTCTCGCCCGACCTCAGGACCTACACCTTCCGGCTGCGCAAGGGCGTCACGTTCCAGAACGGCGAGCCCTTCGACGCCGCGGCCGTCAAGTTCTCGTTCGACCGCGCGGGCGGCGACAAGAGCACCAACAAGGACAAGCGCACCTTCGCCAACCTCTCCACCCAGGTGGTTGACGCGCACACGGTGGTGCTCATCAACAAGGACATAGACCCCGACCTGCTGTTCCTGCTCGGCCAGGCCACGGCCATCATCGTCGAGCCCAAGAGCGCCGCCACCAACGCCTCCAAGCCCGTGGGCACGGGCCCCTACCAGCTCGCGGCCTGGAGCCGCGGCGCCTCCATCGCGCTCACGGCCTGGCCCGGCTGGCGCCAGGCGGCGCAGCTCAAGGTCCGCCGCGCCACGTTCCGCTTCATCCCCGACCCGGCCGCGCAGGTGGCCGCGCTGCTCGCGGGCGACGTGGACGCCTTCGCGCGCGTCACGCCGCGCAGCATGGCGCAGTTCAAGGGCGACCCGCGCTTCCAGGTCATCGTGAGCGGCTCGCGCGCCAAGACCATCCTGGCCATCAACAACGCGAAGAAGCCCCTGGACGACGTGCGCGTGCGCCGCGCCATCGCCGCGGCCATCGACCGCAAGGCCGTCATCCAGGGCGCGGCCGACGGGCTGGGCGTGCCCATCGGCAGCCACTACGTGCCCGGCGCCTTCGGCTACGTGGACACCACGGGCATCAACCCCTACGACCCCGAGAAGGCCAGGAAACTGCTGGCCGAGGCCGGCGTGAAGACCCCGCTCACGCTCACCATGACGCTGCCGCCCGCGCCCTACGCGCGCCAGGGCGGCGAGGTCATCGCGGCCCAGCTGGCCAAGATCGGCATCACGGCCAAGCTGCAGAACGTGGAATGGGCGCAGTGGCTCTCGGGCACCTACGGCGCCAAGAACTACGACCTGACGCTGATCTCGCACGTGGAGCCCTTCGACCTGAGCAACTTCGCCAAGCCCGACTACTACTGGGGCTACCACTCCGCGCAGTTCGACCAGCTCTACGACAAGATCAAGAACGCCGCCCGCCCCGCCGACCGCGCGCGCCTGCTGGGCGACGCCCAGCGCCTGCTGGCCGAGGACGCGGTGCACGCCTTCCTGTACCAGCCGCAGTGGGTCACGGTAGCGAACAAGAACCTGCGCGGGCTGTGGAAGGACATGCCGGTCTTCGTCAACGACCTCTCCGTCCTCTCCTGGTCATGA
- a CDS encoding ATP-binding cassette domain-containing protein: MNTIEKIAASTSSTGATGRFGDETPLLRVRDLRRHYPLPRTRLMGPRAQLAALQGVSFDVAAGRSLGVVGESGSGKSTLARLVMALDTPSAGTVELLGRDLHRLSAPELRAARRDFQMVFQDPYGSLDPRQTVERIVAEPLQALARATRAELRERAAEVLAQVGLRAGDAHKYPHEFSGGQRQRIAIARALITHPRLIVADEPVSALDVSVQAQVLNLLQDLQERLGVTFLLISHDLAVVQHLCDEVLVLHQGIVVERGAPQALFGAPRHPYTQALVAAVPRLDALMT; this comes from the coding sequence ATGAATACTATTGAAAAAATAGCTGCTAGTACTTCATCCACGGGCGCTACAGGCCGATTTGGTGATGAAACGCCGCTGCTGCGCGTGCGCGACCTGCGGCGCCACTACCCACTGCCGCGCACGCGGCTCATGGGGCCGCGCGCGCAGCTGGCCGCGCTGCAGGGCGTGAGCTTCGACGTCGCCGCGGGCCGCAGCCTGGGCGTGGTGGGCGAATCGGGCTCGGGCAAGTCCACGCTGGCGCGGCTGGTGATGGCGCTGGACACACCCAGCGCCGGCACCGTGGAACTGCTGGGGCGCGACCTGCACCGCCTGTCCGCGCCCGAGCTGCGCGCCGCGCGGCGCGACTTCCAGATGGTGTTCCAGGACCCCTACGGCTCGCTGGACCCGCGCCAGACGGTCGAGCGCATCGTGGCCGAGCCGCTGCAGGCGCTGGCCCGCGCCACGCGGGCCGAGCTGCGCGAGCGCGCCGCCGAGGTGCTGGCCCAGGTGGGCCTGCGCGCGGGCGACGCGCACAAGTACCCGCACGAGTTCTCGGGCGGCCAGCGCCAGCGCATCGCCATCGCGCGCGCGCTCATCACGCACCCGCGCCTGATCGTGGCCGACGAGCCCGTGAGCGCGCTGGACGTGTCGGTGCAGGCCCAGGTGCTCAACCTGCTGCAGGACCTGCAGGAGCGCCTGGGCGTCACCTTCCTGCTCATCAGCCACGACCTGGCCGTGGTCCAGCACCTGTGCGACGAGGTGCTGGTGCTGCACCAGGGCATCGTGGTGGAGCGCGGCGCGCCGCAGGCGCTGTTCGGCGCGCCCCGCCACCCCTACACCCAGGCGCTGGTGGCGGCCGTGCCGCGGCTCGACGCGCTCATGACCTGA
- a CDS encoding ABC transporter ATP-binding protein, producing the protein MALLEVSGLRISLPTRRGRALAVRGLDFSLARGDTLGLIGESGCGKSLTALALMGLLPEGAQASGSIRFDGQELLGLDDRALCRLRGNRMAMVFQEPMTALNPVHSIGRQVAEPLRLHQGLTARQARAEAVALLERVGIAQAAQRLDAYPHQFSGGQRQRITIAMALACGPDLLLADEPTTALDVTLQRQILELIRGLVAERGMALVLISHDLGVIAQTVRRTLVMYGGTVVESGPTRAVFGAQAHPYTQGLFAARPQFGAARVPGARLPTIAGTVPELADLPPGCPFAGRCPRTIAACHAALPPAVALGADHEARCIRLGEAP; encoded by the coding sequence ATGGCGCTGCTCGAAGTCTCCGGCCTGCGCATCAGCTTGCCCACGCGGCGCGGCAGGGCGCTGGCCGTGCGCGGGCTGGACTTCTCGCTCGCGCGCGGCGATACGCTGGGGCTGATCGGCGAGTCGGGCTGCGGCAAGTCGCTCACGGCGCTGGCGCTCATGGGCCTGCTGCCCGAGGGCGCGCAGGCTTCGGGCAGCATCCGCTTCGACGGGCAGGAGCTGCTGGGCCTGGACGACAGGGCGCTGTGCCGCCTGCGCGGCAACCGCATGGCCATGGTGTTCCAGGAGCCCATGACGGCGCTCAACCCCGTGCACTCCATAGGCCGCCAGGTGGCCGAGCCGCTGCGCCTGCACCAGGGCCTGACGGCGCGCCAGGCGCGCGCCGAGGCCGTCGCGCTGCTTGAGCGCGTGGGCATCGCCCAGGCGGCGCAGCGCCTCGATGCCTACCCGCACCAGTTCTCGGGCGGGCAGCGCCAGCGCATCACCATCGCCATGGCGCTGGCCTGCGGGCCCGACCTGCTGCTCGCCGACGAGCCGACCACGGCGCTGGACGTGACGCTGCAGCGCCAGATCCTGGAGCTGATCCGCGGCCTGGTGGCCGAGCGCGGCATGGCGCTGGTCCTGATATCGCACGACCTGGGCGTGATCGCGCAGACCGTGCGGCGCACGCTGGTGATGTACGGCGGCACGGTGGTGGAGAGCGGCCCCACGCGCGCCGTGTTCGGCGCGCAGGCCCATCCCTACACCCAGGGCCTGTTCGCCGCGCGCCCGCAGTTCGGCGCGGCGCGCGTGCCCGGCGCGCGCCTGCCCACCATCGCCGGCACCGTGCCCGAGCTGGCTGACCTGCCCCCGGGCTGCCCGTTTGCCGGGCGCTGCCCGCGCACCATCGCCGCCTGCCACGCCGCCCTGCCGCCGGCCGTGGCGCTGGGCGCGGACCACGAGGCGCGCTGCATCCGCCTGGGAGAAGCGCCATGA
- a CDS encoding ABC transporter permease codes for MSALPAPAPAPGFWRRALRHRSLMIGAALTALLLAAAALSLVWTPWPPYDMAMDAVLQPPGAQHWLGTDAYGRDVASLLLVGARSSILVGVIAVGIGLALGAALGLLAAARGGWVEEAVMRLADFTFAFPALLLAIMLTAVFGPGIVNAIIAIGIFYVPTFARVTRASARAVWAREFILAARASGKGPWRITVEHVLPNIASVLIVQATIQFALAILAEAALSYLGLGTQPPQPSWGRMLAEAQTLMFQAPLLAVWPGVAIALAVLGLNLLGDGLRDLLDPRLARGR; via the coding sequence ATGAGCGCCCTGCCAGCCCCCGCCCCCGCGCCGGGCTTCTGGCGGCGCGCGCTGCGCCACCGCAGCCTCATGATCGGCGCGGCGCTCACGGCGCTGCTGCTGGCCGCGGCCGCCCTGTCGCTGGTCTGGACGCCTTGGCCGCCGTACGACATGGCCATGGACGCCGTGCTGCAGCCCCCGGGCGCGCAGCACTGGCTGGGCACCGACGCCTACGGGCGCGACGTGGCCTCGCTGCTGCTCGTGGGCGCGCGCAGCTCCATCCTGGTGGGCGTGATCGCCGTGGGCATAGGCCTGGCGCTGGGTGCGGCGCTGGGCCTGCTGGCCGCGGCGCGCGGCGGCTGGGTGGAGGAGGCCGTGATGCGCCTGGCGGACTTCACGTTCGCGTTTCCGGCGCTGCTGCTGGCCATCATGCTCACGGCCGTGTTCGGGCCGGGCATCGTCAACGCCATCATCGCCATAGGCATCTTCTACGTGCCGACATTCGCGCGCGTCACGCGCGCATCGGCCCGGGCCGTGTGGGCGCGCGAGTTCATCCTGGCCGCGCGCGCTTCCGGCAAGGGGCCGTGGCGCATCACCGTCGAGCATGTGCTGCCCAACATCGCCTCGGTGCTCATCGTGCAGGCCACGATCCAGTTCGCGCTGGCGATACTGGCCGAGGCGGCACTCTCGTACCTGGGCCTGGGCACGCAGCCGCCCCAGCCCTCCTGGGGGCGCATGCTGGCCGAGGCGCAGACGCTGATGTTCCAGGCCCCGCTGCTGGCCGTGTGGCCCGGCGTGGCGATCGCGCTGGCGGTGCTGGGCCTGAACCTGCTGGGCGACGGCCTGCGCGACCTGCTGGACCCGCGCCTAGCCCGGGGGCGCTAG
- a CDS encoding ABC transporter permease, with translation MASFILQRLVTLIATLLGASAVVFVVLEVLPGNAAQVLLGPDAAPEAVAALAAQLGLDQPALVRYGQWMAGLLTGRLGDSHAYSAPVLDLIAERLALTVPLALLSMLLTCALALAAGVYAAARHGRLGDWGVMGLAQVGIAIPNFWFAILLILLFSVKLQWFSAGGFPGWSVEGGGGILPALKALLLPALALAVVQAAILARITRSAVLDVLREDFVRTARAKGLTRRGALWGHVLRNAMIPVITVMGLQFANLLAGTIVVENVFYLPGLGRLIFQSIANRDLVVVRNCVMLLAAMVVLVNFVVDLLYAAIDPRVKARGP, from the coding sequence ATGGCCTCGTTCATCCTCCAACGCCTCGTCACGCTGATCGCGACGCTGCTGGGCGCCTCGGCCGTGGTGTTCGTGGTGCTGGAGGTGCTGCCGGGCAACGCGGCCCAGGTGCTGCTGGGCCCCGACGCCGCGCCCGAGGCCGTGGCCGCGCTGGCCGCGCAGCTGGGGCTGGACCAGCCGGCCCTGGTGCGCTACGGTCAGTGGATGGCCGGCCTGCTCACGGGGCGGCTGGGCGACAGCCACGCCTACAGCGCGCCGGTGCTGGACCTGATCGCCGAGCGCCTGGCCCTGACCGTTCCGCTGGCCCTGCTGTCCATGCTGCTCACCTGCGCGCTGGCCCTGGCCGCGGGCGTGTACGCCGCCGCGCGCCACGGCCGCCTGGGCGACTGGGGCGTGATGGGGCTGGCGCAGGTCGGCATCGCGATTCCCAACTTCTGGTTCGCCATCCTGCTGATCCTGCTGTTCTCGGTGAAGCTGCAGTGGTTCTCGGCCGGCGGCTTCCCGGGCTGGAGCGTCGAGGGCGGCGGCGGCATCCTGCCGGCACTCAAGGCGCTGCTGCTGCCGGCCCTGGCGCTGGCCGTGGTGCAGGCGGCCATCCTGGCGCGCATCACGCGCTCGGCCGTGCTCGACGTGCTGCGCGAAGACTTCGTGCGCACCGCGCGCGCCAAGGGCCTCACGCGGCGCGGCGCGCTCTGGGGCCACGTGCTGCGCAACGCCATGATCCCCGTGATCACGGTGATGGGCCTGCAGTTCGCCAACCTGCTGGCCGGCACCATCGTGGTGGAGAACGTGTTCTACCTGCCGGGCCTGGGGCGGCTCATCTTCCAGTCCATCGCCAACCGCGACCTGGTCGTGGTGCGCAACTGCGTGATGCTGCTGGCGGCCATGGTGGTGCTGGTGAACTTCGTGGTCGATCTGCTGTACGCGGCCATAGATCCGCGCGTGAAGGCCCGCGGCCCATGA
- a CDS encoding YfhL family 4Fe-4S dicluster ferredoxin has product MALMITDECINCDVCEPECPNQAISMGEEHYEIEPSKCTECVGHFDEPQCVAICPVACIPVDPAHKEDRETLWQKFERLRAAQSA; this is encoded by the coding sequence ATGGCTCTGATGATCACGGACGAGTGCATCAACTGCGACGTCTGCGAGCCCGAATGCCCCAACCAGGCCATCTCGATGGGCGAGGAGCATTACGAGATCGAGCCGTCCAAATGCACCGAATGCGTGGGGCATTTCGACGAACCCCAGTGCGTGGCCATCTGTCCCGTGGCCTGCATTCCCGTGGATCCTGCCCACAAGGAAGACCGCGAGACGCTGTGGCAGAAGTTCGAGCGCCTGCGCGCGGCGCAGTCTGCCTGA
- the pth gene encoding aminoacyl-tRNA hydrolase encodes MIKLFVGLGNPGPEYEATRHNAGFWWIDALARELKVVLAPERSYHGLAARANVAGHGVWLLQPQTFMNLSGKSVAALARFFKIAPEEILVVHDELDLPPGQAKLKRGGSHAGHNGLRDIHAQLGTGDYWRLRLGIGHPGARAEVINWVLKKPAPDQRTLIEDSIAHSLKAYPAMLAGDMDKATQLVHTTKPPRPKPPRPATAAPQGGVG; translated from the coding sequence ATGATCAAACTGTTTGTCGGCCTGGGCAATCCCGGCCCGGAGTACGAGGCCACGCGCCACAACGCGGGTTTCTGGTGGATAGACGCGCTGGCGCGCGAGCTCAAGGTGGTGCTGGCGCCCGAGCGCAGCTACCACGGCCTGGCGGCGCGCGCGAACGTCGCGGGCCACGGCGTCTGGCTGCTGCAGCCGCAGACCTTCATGAACCTGTCGGGCAAGTCGGTGGCGGCCCTGGCGCGGTTCTTCAAGATCGCGCCCGAGGAAATCCTCGTGGTGCACGACGAGCTGGACCTGCCGCCCGGCCAGGCCAAGCTCAAGCGCGGCGGCAGCCACGCGGGCCACAACGGACTGCGCGACATCCACGCCCAGCTGGGTACCGGCGACTACTGGCGGCTGCGCCTCGGCATAGGCCACCCGGGCGCACGGGCCGAGGTGATCAACTGGGTGCTCAAGAAGCCCGCGCCCGACCAGCGCACGCTGATCGAGGACAGCATCGCCCATTCGCTCAAGGCCTACCCCGCCATGCTGGCCGGCGACATGGACAAGGCCACCCAGCTCGTGCACACGACCAAGCCGCCGCGCCCCAAGCCGCCCCGGCCCGCCACGGCCGCGCCGCAGGGCGGTGTGGGCTAA
- a CDS encoding 50S ribosomal protein L25/general stress protein Ctc gives MQFVAYERAKQGTGASRRLRISGKAPGIVYGGSAEPQMIEVDHNALWHALKKEAFHSSILDMELNGQVTKVLLRDVQYHPFKQQVLHVDFQRVDDKTRVHLKVPLHYEGLEGSPAVKEEGCTVTPLIHEVDVMCMPSQLPEFITVDLSGLTSKSAPGVQSLKIPNGVKIVVRGSNKNPALVSIKLPEVVADASAAPAPAAAPAKKGKK, from the coding sequence ATGCAATTCGTCGCTTATGAGCGCGCCAAGCAAGGTACGGGTGCGAGCCGCCGTCTGCGCATTTCGGGCAAGGCCCCCGGCATCGTCTACGGCGGTTCCGCCGAACCCCAGATGATCGAGGTCGATCACAACGCCCTGTGGCACGCCCTGAAGAAGGAAGCCTTCCACTCCAGCATCCTGGACATGGAACTCAATGGCCAGGTCACCAAGGTACTGCTGCGCGACGTGCAGTACCACCCCTTCAAGCAGCAGGTGCTGCACGTGGACTTCCAGCGCGTGGACGACAAGACCCGCGTGCACCTGAAGGTGCCGCTGCACTACGAAGGCCTGGAAGGTTCGCCGGCCGTGAAGGAAGAAGGCTGCACCGTCACCCCCCTGATCCACGAAGTGGACGTGATGTGCATGCCCTCGCAGCTGCCCGAGTTCATCACGGTGGATCTGAGCGGCCTGACCTCCAAGTCGGCCCCGGGCGTGCAGTCGCTGAAGATCCCGAACGGCGTGAAGATCGTGGTGCGTGGCTCCAACAAGAACCCCGCCCTGGTGTCGATCAAGCTGCCCGAGGTGGTTGCCGACGCCTCCGCTGCCCCCGCTCCCGCAGCCGCCCCCGCCAAGAAGGGCAAGAAGTAA
- a CDS encoding ribose-phosphate pyrophosphokinase produces the protein MQTNTPDFLVFTGNANPGLATEIVRNLGTTLGAVDAGRFSDGEVTVEIKQNVRARDVFVVQSTCAPTNENLMELLIMVDALKRASAERISAVIPYFGYARQDRRPRSTRVPISAKVVANMLQAVGVARVLTMDLHADQIQGFFDIPVDNIYASPVLLGDLNEKKYENLIVVSPDVGGVVRARALAKQLGTDLAIIDKRRPKANVSEVMHVIGDIDGRNCVIMDDMIDTAGTLVKAAEVLKERGAKKVYAYCTHPIFSGPAIERIANGTALDEVVVTNTIPLSDAAKGCAKIRQLSVAPLIAETIQRISKGESVSSMFSD, from the coding sequence ATGCAAACCAATACCCCCGACTTCCTGGTTTTCACGGGCAATGCCAACCCCGGCCTGGCCACCGAAATCGTCAGGAATCTGGGCACCACGCTCGGCGCCGTCGATGCGGGCCGCTTCTCCGACGGAGAGGTCACCGTCGAGATCAAGCAGAACGTGCGCGCCCGCGACGTGTTCGTGGTGCAGTCCACCTGCGCGCCGACGAACGAGAACCTGATGGAGCTCCTGATCATGGTCGATGCGCTCAAGCGCGCGTCGGCGGAGCGCATCAGCGCCGTGATCCCCTACTTCGGCTATGCCCGTCAGGACCGCCGCCCGCGCTCGACGCGCGTGCCGATCTCGGCCAAGGTGGTGGCCAACATGCTGCAGGCCGTGGGCGTGGCCCGCGTGCTGACCATGGACCTGCACGCCGACCAGATCCAGGGCTTCTTCGACATCCCGGTGGACAACATCTATGCATCGCCCGTGCTGCTGGGCGACCTGAACGAGAAGAAGTACGAGAACCTGATCGTCGTTTCCCCCGACGTGGGCGGCGTGGTGCGCGCCCGTGCGCTGGCCAAGCAGCTGGGCACCGACCTGGCCATCATCGACAAGCGCCGCCCCAAGGCGAACGTGTCCGAGGTCATGCACGTCATCGGCGACATCGACGGCCGCAACTGCGTGATCATGGACGACATGATCGACACCGCCGGCACGCTGGTGAAGGCGGCCGAGGTGCTCAAGGAGCGCGGCGCCAAGAAGGTGTACGCCTACTGCACCCACCCGATCTTTTCCGGCCCCGCCATCGAGCGCATCGCCAACGGCACGGCGCTCGACGAGGTCGTGGTGACCAATACCATCCCCTTGAGCGATGCCGCCAAGGGGTGCGCAAAGATCCGCCAGCTCTCCGTGGCGCCGCTGATCGCCGAGACGATCCAGCGCATCTCCAAGGGAGAGTCGGTATCGAGCATGTTCTCGGACTGA
- the ispE gene encoding 4-(cytidine 5'-diphospho)-2-C-methyl-D-erythritol kinase, whose protein sequence is MRALYDVPAPAKLNLFLHVTGRRPDGYHLLQSVFMLIDWCDTLHFELRADGAISREDLTQPLPADDLVVRAARALQAATGCGLGAHIGVHKRVPAQAGMGGGSSDAASTLLALNRLWGLGLPRARLHAIGLGLGADVPFFLCGRNAWVEGIGDIIRPLDLEHQLPDASFAVVKPAAGLDTKAIFSHPSLKRDSSCATIQGFAAMPYQFGSNDLQPVAQALCPEIDQAIDWLASKGLRGRMTGSGSAVFAQATHAIDLHDAPAAWQVKMCENLGLHPLSDWALDERIKG, encoded by the coding sequence ATGCGAGCCCTGTACGACGTGCCGGCGCCGGCCAAGCTGAACCTGTTCCTGCACGTCACGGGCCGCCGGCCCGACGGCTACCACCTGCTGCAGTCCGTCTTCATGCTGATCGACTGGTGCGACACCCTGCACTTCGAGCTGCGCGCCGACGGCGCCATCAGCCGCGAGGACCTCACGCAGCCCCTGCCCGCAGACGACCTCGTGGTGCGCGCGGCCCGCGCGCTGCAAGCGGCCACCGGGTGCGGCCTGGGCGCGCACATCGGGGTGCACAAGCGCGTGCCCGCGCAGGCCGGCATGGGCGGCGGCTCGTCCGACGCGGCCAGCACGCTGCTGGCGCTCAACCGGCTGTGGGGCCTGGGCCTGCCGCGCGCGCGCCTGCATGCCATCGGCCTCGGCCTGGGCGCCGACGTCCCCTTCTTTTTGTGCGGCAGGAACGCCTGGGTCGAGGGAATCGGTGACATAATCCGCCCTCTTGATTTGGAGCACCAGCTGCCAGACGCGAGCTTCGCGGTGGTCAAGCCCGCGGCGGGGCTGGATACGAAAGCCATTTTTTCGCATCCATCCCTCAAACGCGATTCCAGCTGTGCTACAATCCAAGGCTTTGCTGCAATGCCCTACCAGTTCGGTAGCAACGACCTGCAGCCGGTTGCTCAGGCCCTGTGCCCGGAGATAGACCAAGCCATCGACTGGCTGGCATCGAAGGGATTGCGGGGTCGGATGACGGGCTCTGGAAGCGCGGTGTTTGCGCAAGCAACGCATGCAATTGACCTGCACGATGCACCCGCTGCATGGCAAGTCAAAATGTGTGAAAATCTAGGGCTTCATCCGCTGTCGGACTGGGCTTTGGATGAGAGGATCAAGGGTTGA
- a CDS encoding lipoprotein insertase outer membrane protein LolB produces MTAPRPARGRLLLAGLALALLGACAQPPRPAGAAADHWSGRLAVQVEDASAQSFSAGFELQGSPQAGELTLFNPLGNVMAQLQWRPGHALLRNGGEQRQSTSLQALVLELTGSDLPIAALFGWLKGEAVQASGWQADLSALAQGRLTATRHTPAPQTTLRVALSL; encoded by the coding sequence TTGACGGCGCCGCGCCCCGCGCGGGGCCGCCTGCTGCTCGCGGGGCTGGCGCTCGCGCTGCTCGGCGCCTGCGCGCAGCCCCCCCGCCCGGCCGGCGCCGCCGCGGACCACTGGAGCGGGCGCCTGGCCGTGCAGGTGGAGGACGCCTCTGCGCAGTCCTTCAGCGCGGGCTTCGAGCTGCAGGGCAGCCCGCAGGCCGGCGAACTGACCCTGTTCAACCCGCTGGGCAACGTCATGGCCCAACTGCAGTGGCGGCCCGGGCACGCGCTGCTGCGTAACGGCGGCGAACAGCGCCAATCCACGTCGCTGCAGGCGCTGGTGCTCGAACTGACGGGCAGCGACCTGCCGATCGCCGCGCTGTTCGGCTGGCTCAAGGGCGAGGCGGTGCAGGCCTCGGGCTGGCAGGCGGACCTGAGCGCGCTCGCCCAGGGCCGCCTGACGGCCACGCGCCACACGCCCGCGCCGCAGACCACCCTGCGCGTGGCATTGAGCCTTTGA